Proteins encoded within one genomic window of Cucumis sativus cultivar 9930 chromosome 3, Cucumber_9930_V3, whole genome shotgun sequence:
- the LOC101209391 gene encoding BOI-related E3 ubiquitin-protein ligase 1, which translates to MAVQAQYPSNVLLLNRNIQDAEHDYSLQPQPGGGGGILQQSHALFNNGGGNHLSNLRKRGRDNSVSVSPPTINPLCFQPQIIDLSQLHNHHHPSNVVSTGLRLSSGDQPLNLYHHPPPPPSSQNHASLVSLSSSVFISDDFSSQIKQHREEIDQFLQTQEEELRRTLAEKRQRHYRELLAAAEERAVRRLREKEVEVEKATRRHAELEARAARLSMEAAAWQEKARAEEAAAAALQAQLQQAIMRGTGIGGSGDGGVVGDCTAEDAESGYIDPERVLAESGPSCKSCRKRVASVVLLPCRHFCVCSVCDHVVRTCPLCRASRNSSVEVYLS; encoded by the exons ATGGCTGTTCAAGCTCAATACCCTTCCAATGTCCTCCTTCTTAACAG AAATATTCAAGATGCTGAGCATGATTATTCATTACAACCTCAACCtggtggaggaggaggaatTCTTCAACAGTCTCATGCTCTGTTCAACAATGGAG GTGGGAATCATTTGAGTAATTTaaggaaaagaggaagagataACTCTGTTTCAGTTTCACCTCCCACAATCAATCCTCTCTGTTTTCAACCTCAGATTATTGATCTTTCTCAACTTCATAACCATCACCATCCTTCCAATGTCGTTTCTACCGGACTCAGATTGTCCTCCGGTGACCAACCACTTAACCTTTACCATCATCCACCGCCGCCTCCGTCGTCGCAGAATCATGCCAGtcttgtttctctctcttcctctgtTTTTATCTCCGACGATTTTTCCtctcaaatcaaacaacacCGTGAAGAAATTGACCAATTCCTTCAAACCCAG gaGGAAGAGCTGCGGAGGACGCTGGCGGAGAAACGGCAGAGGCATTACCGGGAGCTACTGGCTGCAGCGGAGGAGAGGGCGGTAAGGAGGTTGAGAGAGAAGGAAGTGGAAGTGGAGAAGGCTACACGACGACACGCGGAGTTGGAAGCACGTGCCGCCAGATTGAGCATGGAGGCGGCGGCGTGGCAAGAGAAGGCTAGGGCGGAGGAGGCGGCGGCTGCGGCGCTGCAGGCTCAACTGCAACAAGCGATAATGAGGGGCACCGGAATAGGTGGGAGCGGAGATGGTGGTGTAGTAGGAGATTGCACGGCGGAAGATGCTGAGTCAGGTTACATTGACCCAGAGCGAGTACTGGCCGAGTCAGGACCGAGTTGCAAATCGTGCCGGAAGCGAGTCGCGTCGGTGGTTTTGTTGCCGTGTCGGCATTTCTGCGTTTGTTCGGTTTGTGATCACGTGGTTCGCACGTGCCCGCTTTGTCGGGCCTCGAGAAATTCAAGTGTTGAAGTTTATCTCTCGTGA
- the LOC101208900 gene encoding poly(U)-specific endoribonuclease-B isoform X2 has translation MEGLIKGLIDVAIGNDGDNNDQQSPSQSREDRSRSTWAQVVTGEEDGGDRRDGYHRNRRNNEEEGRSRREEWEVEDSRISGQRKQESSEEKNDGWETVHKKPTRRQHKVQTDNWGGYKRPASEQNYSDEVEVGAELEPSEDELADLSYACNKLWKLDLNRLVPGKDYEIDCGEGKRVSGREDMAQGSLFSWVSEEVLRKPTFSRFCSLLDNYNPNQGSKEVVTPEERQEQAAFIEEISRTAPIKYLHKYLSSKGVASNEYQDFKRMLTSLWFDLYGRGGTCGSSSAFEHVFVGEIKQQGEQEVSGFHNWLQFYLEEAKGSVDYQGYIFPRRRGQCPDSETQLLTIQFEWNGVLKSVSSTLVGVSPEFEVALYTLCFFLGGEDNHVELGPYAVNIKCYRFGNKMGSVFPIAEC, from the exons ATGGAAGGTTTAATCAAGGGCCTCATAGATGTTGCAATCGGAAACGACGGCGACAACAACGATCAACAATCGCCTTCCCAATCTCGCGAAGATAGATCCAGATCCACTTGGGCACAG GTGGTTACTGGGGAGGAAGATGGAGGAGATCGGAGAGATGGGTATCATCGGAATCGGAGGAACAATGAG gAAGAGGGTCGCTCACGGCGTGAGGAATGGGAGGTTGAGGATTCGAGGATTTCTGGTCAACGGAAGCAG GAGAGCTCTGAGGAGAAAAATGATGGGTGGGAGACAGTCCACAAAAAGCCAACTAGGCGACAACACAAG GTTCAAACAGATAATTGGGGAGGATACAAACGGCCTGCCAGTGAACAAAATTACTCTGATGAGGTGGAAGTCGGTGCTGAGCTAGAACCCTCAGAAGATGAGCTTGCTGATCTGTCTTATGCATGTAACAAGCTTTGGAAACTTGATTTAAATCGTTTGGTACCTGGAAAAGATTATGAAATTGATTGCGGTGAAGGGAAGAGGGTCAGTGGAAGGGAAGATATGGCACAAGGAAGCCTCTTTAGTTGGGTTAGCGAAGAAGTACTTAGAAAGCCAACATTTTCACGCTTTTGTTCTCTACTTGATAACTACAATCCAAATCAAGGGAGCAAAGAAGTTGTGACACCTGAGGAGAGGCAAGAGCAAGCAGCATTCATTGAAGAAATTAGTAGAACTGCACCAATTAAGTACCTTCACAAGTATCTTTCATCCAAGGGAGTTGCATCCAATGAGTATCAAGATTTTAAGCGTATGCTGACTAGCTTATGGTTTGATCTTTATGGTCGGGGTGGAACATGTGGTTCCTCTTCTgcttttgagcatgtttttgTTGGAGAAATCAAGCAACAAGGAGAGCAGGAGGTTTCTGGTTTCCACAACTGGCTTCAG TTTTACCTTGAAGAGGCTAAAGGGAGTGTTGACTATCAAGGTTACATTTTCCCCCGACGACGTGGCCAGTGT CCCGATTCAGAAACTCAGCTACTTACCATTCAGTTTGAATGGAATGGTGTTCTCAAATCTGTCTCAAGCACTTTAGTTGGAGTTAGCCCTGAGTTTGAAGTTGCACTTTATACACTGTGCTTCTTCCTTGGTGGAGAGGACAACCATGTCGAGCTCGGACCATATGCTGTTAATATCAAGTGTTATCGATTTGGAAACAAAATGGGGTCAGTGTTTCCAATAGCAGAGTGTTGA
- the LOC101208900 gene encoding poly(U)-specific endoribonuclease-B isoform X1 encodes MEGLIKGLIDVAIGNDGDNNDQQSPSQSREDRSRSTWAQVVTGEEDGGDRRDGYHRNRRNNEEEGRSRREEWEVEDSRISGQRKQSEYGSEHGYNRNQWAKEESSEEKNDGWETVHKKPTRRQHKVQTDNWGGYKRPASEQNYSDEVEVGAELEPSEDELADLSYACNKLWKLDLNRLVPGKDYEIDCGEGKRVSGREDMAQGSLFSWVSEEVLRKPTFSRFCSLLDNYNPNQGSKEVVTPEERQEQAAFIEEISRTAPIKYLHKYLSSKGVASNEYQDFKRMLTSLWFDLYGRGGTCGSSSAFEHVFVGEIKQQGEQEVSGFHNWLQFYLEEAKGSVDYQGYIFPRRRGQCPDSETQLLTIQFEWNGVLKSVSSTLVGVSPEFEVALYTLCFFLGGEDNHVELGPYAVNIKCYRFGNKMGSVFPIAEC; translated from the exons ATGGAAGGTTTAATCAAGGGCCTCATAGATGTTGCAATCGGAAACGACGGCGACAACAACGATCAACAATCGCCTTCCCAATCTCGCGAAGATAGATCCAGATCCACTTGGGCACAG GTGGTTACTGGGGAGGAAGATGGAGGAGATCGGAGAGATGGGTATCATCGGAATCGGAGGAACAATGAG gAAGAGGGTCGCTCACGGCGTGAGGAATGGGAGGTTGAGGATTCGAGGATTTCTGGTCAACGGAAGCAG AGTGAATATGGTAGTGAGCATGGTTACAACAGAAACCAGTGGGCTAAAGag GAGAGCTCTGAGGAGAAAAATGATGGGTGGGAGACAGTCCACAAAAAGCCAACTAGGCGACAACACAAG GTTCAAACAGATAATTGGGGAGGATACAAACGGCCTGCCAGTGAACAAAATTACTCTGATGAGGTGGAAGTCGGTGCTGAGCTAGAACCCTCAGAAGATGAGCTTGCTGATCTGTCTTATGCATGTAACAAGCTTTGGAAACTTGATTTAAATCGTTTGGTACCTGGAAAAGATTATGAAATTGATTGCGGTGAAGGGAAGAGGGTCAGTGGAAGGGAAGATATGGCACAAGGAAGCCTCTTTAGTTGGGTTAGCGAAGAAGTACTTAGAAAGCCAACATTTTCACGCTTTTGTTCTCTACTTGATAACTACAATCCAAATCAAGGGAGCAAAGAAGTTGTGACACCTGAGGAGAGGCAAGAGCAAGCAGCATTCATTGAAGAAATTAGTAGAACTGCACCAATTAAGTACCTTCACAAGTATCTTTCATCCAAGGGAGTTGCATCCAATGAGTATCAAGATTTTAAGCGTATGCTGACTAGCTTATGGTTTGATCTTTATGGTCGGGGTGGAACATGTGGTTCCTCTTCTgcttttgagcatgtttttgTTGGAGAAATCAAGCAACAAGGAGAGCAGGAGGTTTCTGGTTTCCACAACTGGCTTCAG TTTTACCTTGAAGAGGCTAAAGGGAGTGTTGACTATCAAGGTTACATTTTCCCCCGACGACGTGGCCAGTGT CCCGATTCAGAAACTCAGCTACTTACCATTCAGTTTGAATGGAATGGTGTTCTCAAATCTGTCTCAAGCACTTTAGTTGGAGTTAGCCCTGAGTTTGAAGTTGCACTTTATACACTGTGCTTCTTCCTTGGTGGAGAGGACAACCATGTCGAGCTCGGACCATATGCTGTTAATATCAAGTGTTATCGATTTGGAAACAAAATGGGGTCAGTGTTTCCAATAGCAGAGTGTTGA
- the LOC101209142 gene encoding FCS-Like Zinc finger 2 codes for MDSSNPTAALTKPCFLPSSSAADDDMEPGISSHTFFSRTYRSRSSRFDDPLPLPHFLDSCFLCRKPLGNNTDIFMYRGDTPFCSEECRQEQIEIDEMKEKKWRRSSAAAVKALRNKKDQQRRRSTSPNKSSPPSEYPFCAGTVAAA; via the exons ATGGATTCCTCAAATCCCACCGCCGCTCTTACTAAACCCTGCTTCCTCCCCTCCTCCTCCGCCGCCGACGACGACATGGAACCCGGAATCTCATCTCACACTTTCTTCTCCAGAACCTACCGTTCACGATCTTCCCGTTTCGACGATCCTCTCCCTCTTCCTCATTTCTTGGACTCCTGTTTCCTTTGCCGGAAACCTCTCGGGAACAACACCGATATCTTCATGTACAG agGGGACACTCCGTTTTGTAGTGAAGAATGTAGACAAGAACAAATAGAAATAgatgaaatgaaagagaagaaatggaggaGATCATCAGCTGCTGCTGTGAAGGCGTTAAGGAATAAAAAAGaccaacaaagaagaagatctACATCTCCTAATAAATCTTCTCCTCCGTCGGAATACCCTTTCTGTGCCGGCACCGTCGCCGCCGCTTAG